From one Microlunatus sp. Gsoil 973 genomic stretch:
- a CDS encoding aldose 1-epimerase family protein, protein MSVSGAQSPTGEQYEISSGPYRAVVTEVGATLRQLRVDGRDILAGFGPGDRISGGHGQQLLPWPNRLRDGRFTFRGTRYELPLSEPERHNAIHGLVRWSGWELVGHTEDSVSQRITLFPQKGWDTTLRSTITHRLSDRGLTVRVEAENIGDRAMPFGYAAHPYFTLGERAVDEIEVTAPAASYLEVDDRLLPTELKPVDGTTRDLRSGTPIGERNLDTAFTDLQIDPEHRAWRIRLALGERETYVWADANHRWVQVYTGADRRDLGVAIEPMSCGPDAFNSAITNDGLVVLEPGDTYHGSWGVYGR, encoded by the coding sequence ATGAGCGTCAGCGGTGCCCAGAGCCCGACCGGTGAGCAGTACGAGATCAGCAGCGGACCGTACCGGGCGGTCGTCACCGAGGTCGGCGCGACGTTGCGGCAGCTCCGTGTCGACGGCCGCGACATCCTGGCCGGGTTCGGGCCGGGCGACCGGATCTCCGGCGGTCACGGGCAGCAGCTGCTGCCCTGGCCGAACCGGCTCCGTGATGGCCGGTTCACCTTTCGGGGCACCCGATATGAGTTGCCACTCAGCGAGCCGGAACGGCACAACGCGATCCACGGTCTGGTCCGTTGGTCCGGGTGGGAGCTGGTCGGGCACACCGAGGATTCGGTCAGCCAACGGATCACGCTGTTTCCGCAGAAGGGCTGGGACACCACCCTGCGGTCGACCATCACCCACCGCCTGTCCGACCGCGGCCTGACGGTGAGGGTCGAGGCGGAGAACATCGGCGACCGGGCGATGCCCTTCGGATACGCCGCTCACCCGTACTTCACGCTCGGTGAGCGTGCCGTGGACGAGATCGAGGTCACCGCCCCTGCCGCGAGCTACCTGGAGGTCGACGATCGACTGCTGCCGACCGAGCTCAAGCCGGTCGACGGCACGACCCGGGACCTGCGGTCCGGCACCCCGATCGGTGAACGCAATCTGGACACGGCCTTCACCGACCTGCAGATCGATCCGGAACACCGGGCCTGGCGGATCCGGTTGGCTCTCGGCGAACGGGAGACGTATGTATGGGCCGACGCGAACCATCGGTGGGTGCAGGTCTACACCGGCGCGGACCGCCGGGATCTGGGTGTCGCGATCGAGCCGATGAGCTGCGGTCCGGACGCGTTCAACTCCGCGATCACCAACGACGGGCTTGTCGTGCTCGAGCCGGGCGACACCTATCACGGCAGCTGGGGGGTATACGGCCGCTGA